A DNA window from Acidobacteriota bacterium contains the following coding sequences:
- a CDS encoding MMPL family transporter: MRPPSRERLFSEQGFAFLDKVSGDIERVQAVLRVSSLATATVVDVLPSSGVNDDGGLQVRRLIEDLETKSPGAVGQRAMDDELFRGDLISEDGTVTALILFFDEARIDDVRAEVLTEIRRLVDAVTHRIQGALQRQPRDHGGHNRVTLANQTTFTPPILALTLLALFVMFRSVKKTLLTFGAILVSLLWTLGLYDLFGFSYNVLSSMIIPLVVVLAVADDVHILQHYGLGGALGAASRRSSVPVRHLMAPLFGASATTALGMLSLATSQVVAVREFGMGAAIGVMVDFAISIILVPTMLGWVKEERVAAPQESWFLGPLRSVAMFSTRHARAVMAVVIGLVVLAGVGMSRLRVDTNHINFFSERHELYTSAQVMDKKLAGIYTFQVFLEGAPESMQQPDILKRMDRLSTELKALPFVRKVTSVADYVKRVHRELNDGRQEAFVIPETSSEVAQELLVFGLGDEGGRNWNAWRRATSRAPR, translated from the coding sequence TTGAGGCCCCCGAGCCGCGAGCGCCTGTTCAGCGAGCAAGGCTTCGCGTTTCTCGACAAGGTCAGCGGCGATATCGAACGGGTGCAGGCCGTGCTGCGCGTCAGCAGCCTCGCAACCGCGACGGTTGTGGACGTACTGCCGTCGTCCGGCGTCAACGACGACGGTGGTCTGCAGGTGCGGCGGCTGATTGAAGACCTGGAAACAAAGAGCCCCGGCGCGGTCGGACAGCGCGCCATGGACGACGAGCTTTTCCGTGGGGACCTGATCTCCGAGGACGGCACGGTCACGGCACTGATTCTGTTCTTCGATGAGGCCCGCATAGACGACGTGCGCGCCGAGGTGCTCACTGAGATCCGGCGGCTGGTTGATGCAGTTACCCACCGGATTCAAGGCGCACTACAACGGCAGCCTCGAGATCACGGAGGGCATAACCGGGTCACGCTCGCAAATCAAACCACGTTCACGCCACCCATTCTGGCCCTGACCTTGCTGGCCTTGTTCGTGATGTTCCGGTCGGTCAAGAAGACACTGCTGACGTTCGGCGCAATTCTCGTCAGCCTGTTGTGGACCCTCGGGCTCTACGACCTCTTCGGCTTCAGCTACAACGTGTTGAGCAGCATGATCATCCCGCTGGTGGTTGTGCTGGCGGTGGCAGACGACGTGCACATCCTGCAGCACTATGGACTGGGCGGCGCACTCGGAGCCGCGAGCAGGCGTTCGTCGGTACCCGTGAGGCACCTCATGGCCCCGTTGTTCGGTGCGAGTGCCACAACCGCATTGGGCATGTTGTCGCTGGCCACAAGCCAGGTGGTGGCCGTGCGCGAGTTCGGCATGGGAGCCGCCATCGGCGTGATGGTGGACTTCGCCATTTCGATCATCCTGGTGCCGACCATGCTCGGGTGGGTGAAAGAAGAGCGCGTGGCAGCGCCTCAGGAGTCGTGGTTCCTCGGACCACTCCGTTCGGTGGCAATGTTCTCCACGCGTCACGCGCGAGCGGTCATGGCGGTGGTGATCGGGCTGGTGGTGCTGGCCGGGGTGGGCATGTCGCGCCTGCGGGTGGACACCAATCACATCAACTTCTTCAGTGAGCGTCACGAGCTCTATACGTCGGCCCAGGTGATGGATAAGAAGCTCGCCGGAATTTACACCTTCCAGGTCTTTCTGGAAGGGGCGCCCGAGTCCATGCAGCAGCCAGACATCCTCAAGCGCATGGACCGCTTGAGCACGGAGCTCAAGGCGCTGCCGTTCGTCCGGAAAGTCACGTCGGTGGCCGACTACGTCAAGCGCGTGCACCGCGAACTGAACGATGGCCGGCAAGAAGCCTTCGTGATTCCCGAGACGTCGTCTGAGGTTGCTCAGGAGTTGCTGGTCTTCGGACTGGGTGATGAGGGCGGGCGGAACTGGAACGCATGGCGGCGAGCGACTTCTCGCGCGCCCAGGTGA